aaaaaataaagCAATAAAAAACATTAAAACGAAAAAGTCTAAGCTGGAGGAACAACAAGTGGAGATCGAAGAGGAGACTTTCTGCAAACAGGGCACGACCCATTCATACGAAGCCATCCATCGATACAATCGACATGGAAGTAGTGGTTACATTCAGGCATGCTTTTTAGTGTATCTTTAGGTTTATAATCTGCAAGACATATAGAACACACTGTATTTTCTGGATCAAGAAATTTCGGACTTTCGCTAAGAATTGTCCGCGAATATGATCGTATAATAGATTCGTCAAGACCATTCCTAACAAGACCAGATGTTGATAATTCAGTTTGTGTTTGGTGGTCATTGGGATCGTTGTAACCGTAACCTGTGAATCCATATCGACAGCACCAAAGAACGCCAATAAAAACTGGTAGTCCGGCACCAATGATCAGAAGACTGAGAAGTCCTTTTGAAAGATCTGCAAACAGAAATTTCTTCATCAAATCACAGCGTATATGTAAATTATTTATTCAAATggtaaaaataatattttaattgCAAGAATAAATTTTTACCTCGACGTTCTTTCTCAGGTAAAACCCACGTAAGATAAAGATCTGAGAACGGATGAAAATCTCCATTGGAGGACCAGTCCGACTTTGATGGAGCAGTAACATTGGAATCGATTACCTTACAGTTACTTGTGTTCATCGAATGAATGATACTCATATTTTTCGTAGAAACTGTCGCCAATACTGTGTGCGTTGAACTACTAAGACAATCAATTGGGTAGAAAATCGAAGTCGACATTTTCCCGTATGTTTGCGTAAGATTGGAGTACCCTTCGGtggaacaattgctgaaaatATAAAATTTGTACGCTTCACTAACATATGGTGTACCAGATAGACTTATGTTTTGAAGGTAACGTCTCGGAAGACATTCACCGGGGTCAGAGAGTTGTATCCTTTGCGTAAAATAATTTATATCTCGAACATCAAATTCCCCGGAAATTGGGAGTTTGAGTATCGTTTCGTTTCGGTTTCTACAAGATAGATCAAACCCATGAGGATAAACACAATCTTTCCTGATCTCTTTGCGTTGATTATTGTCTTTAAGAATACTAAATGGGTATTGAACTGTTGGAGTTAATGAATTTTCACTACAGCTAGCAATTGGACAATTATCTTCAACACTTGTAACCAAATCTTGAAACGAAAAGAATAAGAAGACGAAGACTAATTTTTGGAAGGAACCCATGAAGAATTATGTCCGAAAGCAGTAAAGATCAATAACAATTTTGATAAATCGAGTTCGTATATTAATAGTCACGAATTGCGTACTGTGGTAATCTGGGAATTTATGTGTTTTGCTCGGTTCTAATATTCTAGTTTCGTATGAATAAGTCCTAGAGGTGTAATTTTCTCTGAAACCTTCATATACATTGGAAATACATCAGCAAATACAGAGGATATTGGAAAGTCAAATGGACAATGAAACCGTTGCTTTCTATATCAAGTAGGTTGCACTTTGGACCACGGTTTAGTATTTCATCGTGACAAGATGACTTCATCCATTGTCCCAGAAACTTATGTCGGTTTTGTGGGACTAACTGGGTAACCAAATTTGTTTGCTTTAAACGGGGTTCCCATAATGTTCCTCCGCATGGCTGGGCAAAAAACAGTGGAAAACCGACTTTGTTCGATCCGCCTGGTTGGCAAAATTTTGGTACCGGCCGGTAGTTTTGGATTTATTTGGAAAACCACTGGAAAACCAAAATTCcagtggtagtagccccaaactCGAAAATTTCAAAAACCACTGGAATTTTGGATTTATTTgttttcataatcggtagtttcatgatgtttattgcctatcgattgtacaatcggtagtttcatgatgtttattgcctatcgattatggtagtagccccaaatttaaTTATTTCAAAACAAAGCTTGGAAGAGAAAAACAtagtcacaatcggtagatatttttttctttctaaactACTGATTATGAAGGAACATATAAGTACTTTCAACATATTTTGTCTGTTTGTATCGCCGCTAATTCTTTTGGGGtagcccctaaaaatgccaggaaaATTAATATTAGAAAATTTTCTCTGAAAATTCCCTTAATATCATTAAGTAAATGACTAcactattttttttaaaaaactctTTCTGTCGGGAATACCAAGGTAGTTAACATCGCGTATCAGTCTCGTACCGGCCGggtccgatacacctatacaaaagataatGTCGGTTTTTATCCGTGATACGTCATTATAACTAGAATTTCAAATATTTATAaaaccataataaaaaataataagaatcatgcatatatctcaaatttccaaattacaaggtggtttattagccaACATTGTGATTGTCGTCCCATTATGCCGGCAAATCTTTCTTACTATGCTTCACTTTTATCTTTTACATTCCCTGCCTTGCAATTgaaatatggtttccatcttatatctTACCGTATGTTCGTTGATTttatatcataaatatattaGGATCTATTACCATTTCCAATTGACGTTATACTTGGTtgtaaagactagatgcatgttgatggAAAATTTATTTACCGAAAACGATATTATCGGTGTATAAGTAAAACCAATTATCGGTTTGTaccggcctgtacaaccgataatatcgtttcatctttgtatcgccgatatttccAATGTCGTATAGATATTTTCTGATACGCGATAAAAACGTGTAATATCggcatgtacaaccgatattaactaccttgggaAATACGAAAGACTGCTCAAGAAAAACTGGACTAACTGAAAATCAATATTTTTCCGTTTacaaggcctattcctatgctcCATGTCAAAAACATTGTTTGACATACCATGTGTAAATGAGTTTTCCCACCATGGTAGATATAGAAgatttaattaaaaatatatatttaattGTTTTGGGAGGGATCCTActgaagaaaatatatatatatatatatgtttgtgtGGTGGGGTATTTATAAAAATATTAGTATTATAATATATTCAGTGGGACTCTTTagatataaaaatatattaaaaaaatgaaaaggtaAGAGAGAATGCGAGATTATATAATATATAAAATTACTCGGAGATAAAGAGGCCATCGCTGGAGATAGAAAGGCCATGGATTGACGAAAATACCATCGAGTGATGGAGTATGTCTCTATCACCCGATGGAAACTCCATCGCCTATGCCTATGTGCCATTCCTGGCATATAAGAGTTGTGTTTGGTACTTTAGCATACACATAATGGGTAGTAAAGTGCCAAATAATGATGATTGACATATGCATACGAATAGGTATAACACAGATAAAGCCTCAACATTTAAAAAATGTAAGGTGTTTCTTATGTACAGGTTGATGCCATGTTAAATGAAAATAACAGTTTGAATCTAATGTACAGCGAAACTAAAATTGGGCTTCTCCTAGTTTAAGGCTTCAACCAGTCACAAACCAAAACTTTAAACTTACATATTTACTAGTAGGGGTGAGCAATGGATGGGTGGATTTGATATCATTCGCGTCCAGTTCGTCTAAATGGCGGATTTGAGATCTTGATCAACGTCCAAATCATTACCCGTTGGATTTGACACCTGCAGGTGAATGGATGagcggattggatgcggatggatTTGCGGATTCAAAAAAGATACAAGCGAAAACAAGTAAAGTCGAAGATGAATAATATTAATATTTAACATAACAAGAGTAACATAATATCTTTCCAACAACcaaaattataatatttattgacATAAGGGCCTTCGATCAATATAAAATTGATACTTttttaatatctttgaggaactttAATGCATCTTAATATGAAACTATATATATTATCTACTAATTTTGCATAATAATTTTCATAAACCTATATTATCACTATTCTTAGGATCGGGTGTCCAACGGATGGGTGATGCTCCACCGCATCTCACCCATGAaaatgattggtttaaaaaaatCACATGTGTCCAATCGGCTAAGAAATGGATCCTGTGTTCACCCGCCAAAATGCGGATCAAGTTGGATCAAATTCACTGGTTTGAATGTTTTTGCTGACCCCTAATATCTAGTTGGTTTTAGCGCATTCCAACTCAAGCCTTAAAATTATTGTTGATCTCAGGTAGGAAATTAATCATGTTCTTTTGACTCTCCGTATTAGAGTAACCCGAACTAATAGGGTAAAGGTAATAAAGGCAAAATAAGATCATTTGATAGTAAAACCCAAAACTCCTTATCCATGTATCTTTAACAATGATTAGTGTGCCCTCCGATCAATTAGCACTCATCTATTAAATTAGTTATGTTAATAATGTTTTGGGTTAAATTTGGTGAGTggacattttgatttttttttttggttagattTTAACTTATAAATTTTGGTaaaatttttctttgatttttgaaaaatttgtAACAAAAATGAATTATATTCTAGTCAAACACTTCACAAGATGAAATTGAACATTAGGAATTAACAGTTTCAGGATTTCCATGAATGAAAAGTCCCCATGCTCTATAAAAAATAGCATACCGACCAGAAGAAAAATGAACATATACTTTAAAAAAAATGGGACACAAgaaacattgtttttttttttgtacagttCATCGTCGTCATGGTCGAAAATGCACCAATTTGACGACCAACACCTAGTCAGCATGTTACGTTTTGGAAACATGACGACTAAGTACACAACTAAACACATGAAAACAAGTATTTGACACTTATTAATCGCCAAGTTGCACCAAAATTACAACCACCACGTAGTCAGCAAACCAGGTTTTCAAAACCTTGATGACTAATAacttaattgaatacaagaaaacAAGTATTTGGCAGTTACTGGTCGTCATGGTTTAGATTTTTAAAACCTGACGATTTGTCGTTCCACATCGACAATCATCAAGGTAATTGTATGAATACCATACCGACTCCGTGAATGTTACTTTTAAGAGGAAAAAAAGGTCGTCATAATATTCATCTTACGAAGATAACGACTATAAATAAACATGAAAATTCGTCAAGGTAGATGAAGAGATACGATGACGACCATAGAACAACAATCCGCAATTTCAATTTTTCTGACTAACattcaaacaacaaaataaagtagTATATTGAGTCCATATCATAACTTACTTTCTCAATTTCAtcatttctttgatttcttctatttcagagatttctttttcaccaattgattttttttcccatttTTGTTGTTGCATTGGCTTTCTAATTTCAGATTATCTTTCTCATATTCTTAAAATTTTGGAAATATTAGGCTTTAAATTTTCAAAGGATGTCTTCTTACATCAACCACGTAGGAAGCACACTACAGTCATTTTGAGATGCTCTAATAGAAAATATTTGAACCCTGGTTTTTTGACGgttttgagaagaaaaaaaaataaaaataatgctaGATCAGCTATGGACTAGCTTATTAAACTTGGGCCTGAAAGATGAACTATTAAATTcagttttataaaaataaataagtctATGCCGGAGGTGTTGGGGGAGACTTGCAAAATCCGAGTCGTTATGCTCAATACAAAAACCACACAAGCAAtgaaatacaatgcggaaataaTACAACTATGAAGATATAAGAAGCAATCACACAACACCGGCAATTACGTGGAAAAACCACTCCAAGGTGAAGGGTAAAAAACCACGGGAATATCTTCCACTATAATCAAACAATGGGTTACAcacaattctcccaatttggggaTACACTCTTCTTCAAGGTGCATATAGCACTTGGATAACAATTTGCCTAAATTACACTCACCCCAATGGATGGATCAACAATTCGTTCACCtaataataaaactactagatGAGATTTACAAAGATAAGAATAATAACACTGCCTGAGATAGGGTCTAGGCATCTGTAGCCTTTATGTTGGAGACTATAGCCCAGAAGATGCATTCTTTGCTTCTAGGTTCCAGTTTATTTGTAGTATAGGGTTTAAGCCAAGGGTAGCAAGAACATCCAAACACTTTTAAGAAATTATAGTCTGGATTTTTGTCAAAGAGG
This portion of the Papaver somniferum cultivar HN1 chromosome 11, ASM357369v1, whole genome shotgun sequence genome encodes:
- the LOC113320540 gene encoding putative RING-H2 finger protein ATL21A; translation: MGSFQKLVFVFLFFSFQDLVTSVEDNCPIASCSENSLTPTVQYPFSILKDNNQRKEIRKDCVYPHGFDLSCRNRNETILKLPISGEFDVRDINYFTQRIQLSDPGECLPRRYLQNISLSGTPYVSEAYKFYIFSNCSTEGYSNLTQTYGKMSTSIFYPIDCLSSSTHTVLATVSTKNMSIIHSMNTSNCKVIDSNVTAPSKSDWSSNGDFHPFSDLYLTWVLPEKERRDLSKGLLSLLIIGAGLPVFIGVLWCCRYGFTGYGYNDPNDHQTQTELSTSGLVRNGLDESIIRSYSRTILSESPKFLDPENTVCSICLADYKPKDTLKSMPECNHYFHVDCIDGWLRMNGSCPVCRKSPLRSPLVVPPA